In Bacillus sp. FJAT-45037, the following are encoded in one genomic region:
- a CDS encoding sensor domain-containing diguanylate cyclase: MTQGKERLLWSLWVVIFLTLAYLFATNVDVIQWVDLLAFTALTVLTAVMPIKYRSHMLTIFQWVTLVIFLKFGLVIELLITQLALFGALFATGIRKENAYRIPINSLIFFVTSLVAASMFYAVGGQTNQSGSLSTYQDFLAVMVYVVTFLVANHLCIYMGRRFLFGLKQQQVLKGMMIEVATAAIFLPLTLILIISYEQIGLNAIVFAGLSFIGISVVLQLYNRSELTNELFKEVTQFGYELNASLDRSDLLDRLLDKVNKFLQWDQLYVYDVKNEDLSLLHAEDKAGGAVSISMKNGDTYSKQVITSNVMMMANTRKEWGGYGEELASNLESIITIPLKRKEKISGMMTITSRKPHAFKQHQLMTLEIMANMLTIALSNVKSFEKTKEQSEHCQLTNLYNFRYFEDHLKEKLQSDEEHPISLILLDLDHFKRINDTYGHQSGNDVLYEIALRLKNIAPTEAVVARYGGEEFVLLLSHTTEAEATCVARDIWDVLRTTPITIHNDLTTQLETDVIVTASIGVACATVNEEGLLDDATTLIRKADRAMYNGAKQRGRDKVAVFSELKKDVHV, translated from the coding sequence ATGACGCAAGGTAAAGAACGATTGCTATGGTCACTATGGGTTGTTATCTTTTTGACCCTAGCTTATTTATTCGCTACAAATGTAGACGTGATTCAATGGGTTGATTTACTCGCTTTCACTGCCCTCACCGTTTTAACAGCAGTCATGCCTATTAAATATCGTTCACATATGCTGACGATTTTTCAATGGGTTACGCTTGTTATTTTCTTAAAATTCGGATTAGTGATTGAGCTCTTGATTACTCAGCTCGCTCTATTTGGTGCATTATTTGCTACAGGAATTCGAAAAGAAAATGCGTATCGTATTCCAATTAACTCTCTCATTTTTTTTGTGACGTCTTTAGTCGCAGCAAGTATGTTTTACGCTGTCGGGGGGCAAACCAACCAATCAGGAAGTCTTTCAACGTACCAGGATTTCTTAGCTGTCATGGTATATGTTGTCACATTTCTAGTAGCTAATCACCTCTGCATTTATATGGGGAGACGTTTTTTGTTTGGTTTAAAACAGCAACAAGTACTAAAAGGCATGATGATCGAGGTAGCAACAGCTGCTATTTTCTTACCACTTACGCTGATTCTGATCATCTCATATGAACAGATCGGATTAAATGCAATCGTTTTCGCAGGGTTATCATTCATCGGGATCTCTGTTGTGTTGCAGCTTTATAATCGTAGTGAATTAACGAATGAACTATTTAAAGAAGTGACTCAATTTGGTTACGAGTTAAATGCTTCACTTGACCGTTCAGATCTATTAGACCGTCTGTTAGATAAGGTCAATAAGTTTCTACAATGGGATCAATTGTATGTATATGACGTGAAAAATGAGGATTTGTCTTTATTGCATGCTGAAGATAAAGCAGGTGGAGCTGTTTCGATTTCGATGAAAAATGGAGATACATATAGTAAACAAGTCATTACATCGAATGTTATGATGATGGCGAATACTCGCAAGGAGTGGGGAGGATACGGGGAAGAACTCGCTTCAAACTTAGAGTCGATTATTACGATTCCATTAAAAAGAAAAGAAAAAATCTCAGGTATGATGACAATTACCTCCAGGAAGCCACATGCTTTTAAACAACATCAATTAATGACCCTAGAAATTATGGCTAATATGCTTACCATCGCTCTGTCGAATGTGAAAAGTTTCGAAAAAACAAAAGAGCAAAGTGAGCATTGTCAGCTAACGAACCTATATAATTTTAGATATTTTGAAGATCATCTAAAAGAAAAGCTGCAGTCTGATGAGGAGCATCCAATCTCTCTAATCTTATTGGATCTTGATCACTTTAAACGAATCAATGATACATATGGGCATCAAAGTGGGAATGATGTTTTATATGAAATTGCTCTCAGGCTAAAAAATATAGCACCTACAGAAGCGGTAGTGGCTCGCTACGGCGGGGAAGAATTTGTATTATTACTTTCACATACGACTGAAGCAGAGGCAACTTGTGTTGCGAGGGACATTTGGGATGTTTTACGTACAACCCCTATTACGATTCACAATGATTTAACAACTCAATTGGAAACCGATGTGATCGTCACAGCTAGTATCGGTGTAGCCTGTGCAACAGTTAATGAAGAAGGCCTATTAGACGATGCGACGACCCTTATTCGAAAAGCAGACCGAGCCATGTATAACGGAGCGAAGCAACGCGGCAGGGATAAAGTTGCGGTGTTTAGCGAGTTGAAGAAAGATGTTCACGTGTAA
- a CDS encoding bifunctional folylpolyglutamate synthase/dihydrofolate synthase: MRTAEEAIEWIHSLLPFGIKPGLKRMEWMLERLDHPERSLQMIHIGGTNGKGSTVSYLRYIIEENGYNVGTFTSPYIHCFEERISYNGQPIEGEDLVQCANLVKPLVEQLAESDLGSPTEFEVITTIGFLYFAKLRKLDFVLVEVGLGGRLDSTNVIEPILSIITSIGHDHMHILGDSLTKIASEKAGIIKPCKPVISGVTQEEAQLVLRDAAKDKQAAFKQLNADFKEELLSRTETSQLFRFQSSEEEFQACAIQMAGDHQRSNAALAIEAIVTLKQLGYIDYTEEACLLGLQKANWAGRFELIGKQPTVILDGAHNEEGMVALASTLQAHYPTKRYRIIMAATKEKDMGKLLIPFKHLDVSFTFTTFDFFRAAGEAELFEQADVSHKTAHSNWKKAVDQEVRNCLEDELVVVSGSLYFVSDVRKWLIETQEQRKLITTNL, from the coding sequence ATGAGAACCGCAGAAGAAGCGATTGAGTGGATTCATAGTCTGCTGCCATTTGGAATAAAACCAGGATTGAAGCGTATGGAGTGGATGTTAGAACGTCTAGACCATCCCGAGCGTTCTCTACAAATGATTCATATCGGCGGTACGAATGGAAAAGGGTCGACGGTCAGCTATTTACGCTATATAATTGAAGAAAATGGATATAATGTAGGTACTTTCACATCGCCCTATATACATTGCTTTGAAGAAAGAATTTCATATAATGGTCAGCCCATTGAAGGTGAGGACTTAGTTCAATGTGCGAATCTAGTGAAGCCGCTTGTAGAACAACTGGCTGAGTCAGACCTCGGTTCGCCGACTGAATTTGAAGTGATCACGACGATTGGTTTTCTATACTTTGCGAAACTAAGAAAGCTAGATTTTGTTTTAGTTGAAGTCGGACTTGGTGGTCGTTTAGATTCGACGAATGTGATTGAACCTATTTTGTCTATTATTACATCGATCGGTCATGATCATATGCATATTTTAGGAGACTCCTTAACAAAAATCGCAAGTGAAAAAGCGGGAATTATTAAACCGTGTAAGCCTGTGATATCAGGTGTGACTCAAGAGGAAGCGCAACTTGTTCTAAGAGATGCGGCAAAGGATAAACAAGCCGCTTTTAAACAACTTAATGCAGATTTCAAAGAGGAACTTTTATCGCGAACAGAAACAAGTCAGCTCTTTCGTTTCCAATCAAGCGAGGAAGAGTTTCAGGCGTGTGCCATTCAGATGGCTGGTGATCATCAGCGTTCTAATGCAGCCTTGGCAATCGAAGCAATCGTCACATTAAAGCAATTAGGTTATATAGATTACACAGAGGAAGCATGTTTGCTTGGTCTTCAGAAAGCAAATTGGGCAGGCCGATTTGAACTGATTGGAAAACAGCCAACCGTCATTTTGGACGGGGCTCATAACGAAGAAGGAATGGTTGCATTAGCGAGTACGCTACAAGCACATTACCCGACAAAGCGTTACCGAATCATTATGGCTGCGACGAAAGAGAAAGACATGGGCAAATTACTGATACCATTTAAACATCTCGATGTCTCGTTTACGTTCACCACATTTGATTTCTTCCGTGCAGCTGGTGAGGCCGAATTATTTGAACAAGCTGATGTTTCGCACAAGACGGCTCATTCCAATTGGAAAAAAGCTGTAGATCAAGAGGTTCGGAATTGCTTAGAAGATGAATTGGTGGTCGTGTCAGGTTCACTTTACTTTGTGTCTGATGTGAGGAAATGGCTTATCGAAACGCAGGAACAGAGGAAACTAATCACGACAAATTTATAG
- a CDS encoding carboxypeptidase-like regulatory domain-containing protein — protein sequence MSVKITRKQLFFYISGFMVVIFGFIFLFQPAWQEYRVQAAVERGDLHAGDRVTDLIDGARTDSRKLHLIEQFMLEHSVCCSPYDVFITPNMSSYGEERYWSGFTLTEMKPYLEFYEERSIQRNTWLVEEAIIGLADYYANYDSVEKAIDFLNQKREEYMEHSTLIHPPEQMTIKLAQLYVEHRQFDGAINVIEEYEDAIQGANDEQVISYVNEEFLEIRIEILLLQQKKNEALQLLEKWQEQTQTAENYDDYTASERVTSLKRQLELIEGDFAYGTVEGNLRREDGTPIVGAEIFLRQNHRANTSIHPESERYRATTDQEGYYKFSRVMPNEYQVGIGFTYEQIDGYSWPVDMEDRVVVQSREDIVHDIVLLPLLDVYFPVNEYAFTERELTFSWEEDPKATTYDISMINHTENGWTSQVVKSGIKDTTTMIDVRDLYHNPFNVSFDNDVYDEDWFDPRSMLGFANTESQFSWAITSYDQNGNELRRSFGYRLDDELVSQFPFFQLKQRKLTKADQLLLDGKVDQALESYEQDLLTEEGLEQEHALIMAVKVLQYVKSSRGDDDKELRMRMKDHIKELYERTEIDYYAELLDEAENKL from the coding sequence ATGAGCGTTAAAATAACGAGAAAACAACTTTTCTTTTATATCAGTGGCTTTATGGTAGTAATCTTTGGATTTATTTTTCTGTTCCAACCAGCTTGGCAGGAGTATCGTGTGCAAGCAGCGGTAGAGCGTGGAGATCTTCATGCGGGCGATAGAGTGACTGATTTAATTGACGGAGCTCGTACTGATTCTAGAAAACTTCATTTAATTGAACAATTTATGCTCGAACATAGTGTGTGTTGTTCTCCTTACGATGTCTTCATAACACCAAATATGAGTTCATATGGAGAAGAGCGTTATTGGAGTGGCTTTACATTAACAGAAATGAAACCGTACCTAGAGTTCTATGAAGAGCGGTCGATACAACGAAATACGTGGCTCGTTGAAGAAGCGATAATTGGATTAGCTGATTATTATGCGAATTATGATTCAGTAGAAAAAGCGATTGATTTCTTGAATCAAAAGAGAGAAGAGTATATGGAGCATTCAACACTAATCCATCCTCCTGAACAAATGACGATTAAGCTCGCTCAATTATATGTTGAACATAGACAGTTTGATGGGGCTATAAATGTAATTGAAGAGTATGAGGATGCCATTCAAGGAGCGAATGACGAGCAAGTAATTTCTTATGTGAACGAAGAGTTTCTCGAAATTAGAATAGAGATCTTACTCCTTCAACAAAAAAAGAACGAAGCCTTACAACTATTAGAAAAGTGGCAAGAACAAACACAAACAGCTGAAAATTATGATGATTACACAGCTAGTGAGCGTGTGACATCGCTAAAAAGGCAGCTTGAGCTCATTGAAGGAGATTTTGCATATGGTACGGTCGAAGGCAATTTAAGAAGGGAGGACGGAACACCCATTGTAGGTGCTGAAATCTTCTTGCGTCAAAATCATCGCGCGAACACGTCTATTCATCCAGAATCTGAAAGGTACCGTGCAACCACCGATCAAGAGGGGTATTACAAATTCTCTCGGGTGATGCCAAATGAATATCAAGTTGGAATAGGTTTTACGTATGAACAGATAGATGGATACTCATGGCCTGTTGATATGGAGGATCGTGTCGTTGTTCAAAGTAGAGAAGATATTGTACATGATATAGTATTGTTGCCGCTTTTAGATGTGTATTTTCCAGTAAATGAGTATGCTTTTACGGAACGGGAGCTTACATTTAGCTGGGAAGAAGACCCTAAAGCGACGACGTATGATATTAGTATGATTAATCATACCGAGAACGGATGGACGTCTCAAGTAGTGAAAAGCGGAATAAAGGACACCACTACGATGATCGATGTAAGAGATCTCTATCATAATCCTTTTAATGTTTCATTTGATAACGATGTATACGACGAGGACTGGTTTGATCCTCGTAGCATGTTGGGGTTTGCTAATACTGAAAGTCAATTTTCATGGGCAATTACATCATACGATCAAAACGGAAATGAATTGAGACGTAGTTTTGGCTATCGTTTAGATGATGAGTTAGTGAGTCAATTTCCTTTTTTTCAATTAAAGCAACGTAAGTTAACAAAAGCGGATCAGCTTTTATTAGATGGCAAGGTCGACCAAGCACTTGAATCATATGAACAAGATCTTTTAACAGAAGAAGGACTTGAACAGGAACATGCACTCATTATGGCAGTGAAAGTTCTCCAATATGTAAAGTCATCAAGGGGTGATGATGATAAAGAGTTACGCATGAGAATGAAGGATCATATAAAAGAACTTTATGAGAGAACAGAGATTGATTATTATGCCGAACTACTTGATGAGGCAGAAAACAAATTGTAA
- a CDS encoding sigma-70 family RNA polymerase sigma factor yields the protein MNHLVERLRTGEEEALAEWMDRDGHTALRIALLFLNDQHEAQDAVQEAFILAYQRMEQLSDAEKLTKWLTTIVISQCRRRTRKWSFKHIFLSYKEEPLDKAGIDTPLSILETKETSRQLAGIIQQLEAEYREVIALFYYGEYSIKEISDLTKTKENTVKSRLARARRQLRKFLEEGERHE from the coding sequence ATGAATCATTTAGTTGAACGGCTGAGGACCGGGGAGGAAGAAGCACTAGCGGAGTGGATGGATCGAGACGGGCATACAGCTTTGCGAATCGCATTATTATTTTTGAACGATCAACATGAAGCACAAGATGCTGTACAAGAGGCTTTTATTTTAGCGTATCAAAGAATGGAGCAATTAAGTGATGCAGAAAAGTTAACGAAGTGGCTAACGACAATAGTTATCAGTCAATGTAGAAGAAGAACACGAAAATGGAGCTTCAAGCATATTTTTCTTTCCTATAAAGAAGAACCTCTGGATAAAGCAGGTATTGATACACCACTAAGTATTTTAGAAACAAAGGAAACATCGAGACAATTAGCGGGTATCATTCAACAATTAGAAGCTGAATACCGTGAAGTGATTGCCTTATTTTATTATGGAGAGTACTCCATTAAAGAAATTTCAGATCTAACCAAGACGAAAGAAAACACAGTAAAAAGCCGTTTAGCTAGAGCGAGAAGGCAATTAAGAAAGTTTTTAGAAGAGGGTGAACGACATGAATGA
- a CDS encoding valine--tRNA ligase: MEKKELSMPTKYNPKETEEKWYAYWLEGKYFEATGDTKKQPYSIVIPPPNVTGKLHLGHAWDTTLQDILSRVKRMQGYDTLWLPGMDHAGIATQAKVEGKLREEGISRYDLGREKFVEKSWEWKDEYASFIRNQWSKLGLSLDYSRERFTLDEGLSKAVNEVFVKLYEKGLIYRGEYIINWDPKTKTALSDIEVIHQDVQGAFYHMNYPLTDGSGQIEVATTRPETMLGDTAVAVHPEDERYKHLIGQTVTLPITNREIPIVADDYVDIEFGSGAVKITPAHDPNDFEIGNRHNLERILVMNEDGTMNAKAGAYDGLDRFECRKQIVKDLQDAGVLFKIEEHMHSVGHSERSGAVVEPYLSTQWFVKMQPLADAAIDLQNSEEKVNFVPDRFEKTYLRWMENIRDWCISRQLWWGHRIPAWYHKETGEVYVGHEAPADIENWKQDDDVLDTWFSSALWPFSTMGWPDGESADYERFYTTNALVTGYDIIFFWVSRMIFQGLEFTGKRPFNDVLIHGLVRDSEGRKMSKSLGNGVDPMDVIDKYGADALRFFLSTGSSPGNDLRFYWEKVESTWNFGNKIWNASRFALMNMDGLTYDEIDLSGEKSTADKWILTRLQETTEDVTRLIDTYEFGEVGRLLYNFIWDDFCDWYIEMAKLPLYGEDEDAKKTTRSVLAYVLDQTMRLLHPIMPFITEEIWQHLPHQGESITVAAWPERKEELVFKEAVKDMELLKEMIRSVRNTRAELNVPMSKQIELLINAKDDATLAQLERGKLYIEKFCNPSKLELGTGLKAPEKSMSQVLSGVELFLPLAGLLDLDAEIARLEKELEKLNKEVERVDKKLGNQGFIAKAPEKVIEEEKAKQEDYKAKRKTVEARIAELKA, from the coding sequence ATGGAGAAAAAAGAATTATCAATGCCAACAAAGTACAACCCAAAAGAAACAGAAGAGAAATGGTACGCGTACTGGTTAGAAGGAAAATATTTTGAAGCAACAGGTGACACAAAAAAGCAGCCTTACTCTATCGTTATTCCACCACCAAACGTAACAGGAAAGTTGCATTTAGGTCATGCTTGGGATACGACGTTACAAGATATCCTTTCACGTGTGAAACGAATGCAAGGCTACGATACGTTATGGTTGCCAGGAATGGACCATGCAGGTATTGCAACACAAGCAAAGGTCGAAGGAAAGCTTCGCGAGGAAGGTATCAGTCGCTATGACTTAGGGCGTGAGAAGTTTGTTGAAAAGTCATGGGAATGGAAAGATGAGTACGCAAGCTTTATTCGCAATCAGTGGTCAAAATTAGGTCTTTCGCTAGACTACTCCCGTGAGCGTTTTACTCTTGATGAAGGTCTTTCAAAAGCGGTTAATGAAGTATTCGTGAAGCTATATGAAAAAGGCTTAATCTATCGAGGCGAATACATCATCAACTGGGACCCAAAAACGAAAACAGCTTTATCGGATATTGAAGTTATTCACCAAGATGTTCAAGGTGCGTTCTATCATATGAACTACCCATTAACGGACGGTAGTGGTCAGATTGAAGTGGCGACAACTCGTCCAGAGACGATGCTTGGGGACACGGCTGTTGCTGTACATCCAGAAGATGAACGCTATAAGCATTTAATTGGTCAAACCGTTACATTACCAATCACAAACCGCGAGATTCCAATTGTGGCCGATGATTACGTAGATATAGAATTTGGTTCCGGTGCGGTGAAAATTACACCAGCTCACGATCCGAATGACTTTGAAATTGGTAATCGTCATAACCTTGAGAGAATTCTTGTCATGAATGAAGACGGAACCATGAATGCAAAAGCTGGCGCGTATGATGGGTTGGACCGTTTTGAGTGTCGCAAACAAATCGTCAAAGATTTACAAGATGCGGGAGTTCTCTTTAAAATTGAAGAACACATGCACTCGGTAGGTCACTCAGAGCGCAGTGGAGCGGTTGTTGAACCTTATTTATCAACGCAATGGTTTGTAAAAATGCAACCACTAGCTGATGCAGCGATTGATCTTCAAAATTCGGAAGAGAAAGTCAATTTTGTACCAGATCGTTTTGAAAAAACATACTTACGCTGGATGGAGAACATTCGCGACTGGTGTATTTCTCGTCAACTTTGGTGGGGACATCGTATTCCTGCTTGGTACCACAAAGAAACTGGCGAAGTGTATGTAGGTCACGAAGCACCAGCAGACATTGAAAACTGGAAGCAAGATGACGATGTATTGGATACATGGTTCAGTTCAGCCCTATGGCCATTTTCAACAATGGGTTGGCCAGATGGTGAGTCCGCTGATTATGAGCGTTTCTACACGACAAATGCGCTAGTAACGGGATATGACATTATCTTCTTCTGGGTATCTCGAATGATTTTCCAAGGATTGGAATTCACAGGAAAACGTCCATTCAATGACGTGTTAATTCATGGTCTAGTTCGAGATTCTGAAGGCCGTAAGATGAGTAAGTCTCTAGGTAATGGTGTCGATCCGATGGATGTCATCGACAAATACGGTGCCGATGCTCTTCGTTTCTTCTTATCAACAGGTAGTTCCCCAGGAAATGACCTTCGTTTCTATTGGGAAAAAGTCGAATCGACGTGGAACTTCGGAAATAAGATTTGGAATGCTTCACGTTTCGCGCTAATGAATATGGACGGATTAACGTATGATGAGATTGATTTAAGTGGAGAAAAGTCAACAGCTGATAAGTGGATATTAACTCGTCTCCAAGAAACGACAGAAGATGTAACTCGTTTAATTGATACTTATGAGTTTGGAGAAGTGGGTCGCCTGCTTTATAACTTTATCTGGGATGATTTCTGTGATTGGTATATTGAAATGGCGAAACTTCCTCTATACGGAGAAGACGAAGATGCTAAGAAAACGACACGTTCTGTGCTTGCCTATGTGTTAGACCAGACAATGCGACTTCTTCACCCGATTATGCCGTTTATTACCGAGGAAATATGGCAGCACTTGCCGCATCAAGGCGAATCAATTACCGTAGCCGCATGGCCAGAGCGCAAAGAAGAGCTTGTGTTTAAAGAAGCAGTAAAAGACATGGAGCTTCTAAAAGAAATGATTCGCTCGGTCCGTAACACACGTGCCGAATTAAATGTTCCAATGAGTAAGCAAATTGAACTTCTGATCAATGCGAAAGATGATGCAACGCTTGCCCAACTTGAGCGTGGAAAATTGTACATCGAGAAATTCTGTAACCCAAGCAAATTAGAACTTGGTACAGGATTAAAAGCACCGGAAAAATCGATGTCTCAAGTGTTATCTGGAGTAGAATTATTCTTGCCTCTTGCAGGACTACTAGATTTAGACGCTGAGATCGCTCGCTTAGAAAAAGAACTCGAAAAGCTCAATAAAGAAGTTGAACGAGTAGATAAAAAACTAGGTAACCAAGGCTTTATTGCTAAAGCACCTGAGAAGGTTATTGAAGAAGAAAAAGCAAAGCAAGAAGATTACAAAGCAAAACGTAAAACAGTAGAAGCTCGTATTGCTGAGTTAAAAGCATAA
- the ysxE gene encoding spore coat protein YsxE — translation MRQQTKKPYASILFYYDLYPEQIEDYGKVKKVTTSRGVFALKETTMSRQVADEFIHAMRKLSKLNYKQAVPIIPTKYGEYTISTGTHTYYVMPWVEAAEYMGRESQEEKLATQMAVIHRLTVKTQTFEKEQVDGSFDQLLLHWEKRRLEMNRFADFAERKTYMSPFELTFLTHAHMLDQMAIKAGEHLQNWYDACVEKGKYRTVICHGKLSRSHAIFNLENEATLLNFEKASIDTPARDLASFCRSNFRYTMWNEDEVMRWFMRYERHLPLLEEEKELLCGYLMFPEPVVYAINAYINEREERSELEHVQRLEKRLLSLRKVQRLSQKLIIKEES, via the coding sequence ATGAGACAACAGACAAAAAAACCATATGCCTCGATCTTATTTTATTATGACCTTTACCCTGAACAAATTGAGGATTATGGCAAAGTCAAAAAGGTTACCACATCAAGAGGTGTGTTTGCGTTAAAAGAAACAACCATGTCAAGACAGGTAGCGGATGAATTCATTCATGCGATGAGAAAGCTATCGAAACTAAACTATAAACAAGCGGTTCCTATTATCCCAACTAAATACGGAGAGTATACGATATCAACAGGTACTCATACGTATTACGTGATGCCCTGGGTAGAAGCTGCGGAGTACATGGGAAGAGAATCACAAGAAGAGAAGTTAGCAACGCAGATGGCTGTCATTCACCGCTTAACAGTTAAGACGCAAACCTTTGAGAAGGAACAAGTGGACGGGTCTTTTGATCAGTTATTACTGCATTGGGAGAAAAGAAGACTTGAGATGAATCGCTTTGCCGATTTTGCCGAGCGGAAAACGTATATGTCACCATTTGAGTTAACATTTTTAACTCATGCTCACATGCTCGATCAAATGGCTATTAAAGCAGGAGAGCATTTACAGAATTGGTATGATGCTTGTGTAGAGAAGGGAAAGTATCGGACGGTTATTTGTCACGGGAAGCTCTCACGCTCCCATGCAATCTTTAATTTAGAAAATGAAGCGACGTTGTTAAATTTTGAAAAAGCAAGCATTGATACGCCAGCACGTGATTTAGCGAGCTTTTGTCGGTCGAATTTTCGCTATACAATGTGGAATGAAGATGAAGTAATGAGATGGTTCATGAGATACGAACGTCATTTGCCACTATTAGAAGAAGAAAAAGAACTTTTATGTGGATATTTAATGTTTCCAGAGCCAGTGGTGTATGCGATCAATGCCTATATAAATGAACGAGAAGAACGAAGTGAGCTAGAGCATGTCCAGCGCTTAGAAAAACGACTGCTCTCTTTAAGGAAAGTTCAACGTTTAAGCCAAAAACTCATCATAAAAGAAGAAAGTTGA
- the spoVID gene encoding stage VI sporulation protein D, with protein sequence MTQEHPTKLSFSIEESVWLNKGQEVQEIVGMSLEPDITIEEKDHHVYIKGGLRLVGEYQSAVREAGIDLEDGSIEEQFSFRSVGDVSLSEDGKGQIKHFFPIDVTIPISRIQNLDDVYVQIESFDYDLPEKSCIQLTADISISGMNQPQETTNRVSEEANQEQETSDTAFSFDAKKVPVENQEPEAPEEKAYEVPSMNAWQPPAFNQFYGFQQPLPEQVEPEEEQIQEQEEVDTDVVAQYEEETEEPVFEEVERASKEDPVFEEVERSVNEEVEIEEVEEDVLEETEEPIYEEDAEEVEVEIEVEANEVRTEPEEERSVAPLMKMAARPSEDVAQREEVVEEQIEEEEQADYVQRPREENALYLTKMLTKGEERFSKWRMCIIQSDETIDTIARRYNVSTSQLARMNQLQEEKVEEGQILYIPASTKS encoded by the coding sequence GTGACACAAGAACATCCAACGAAGCTGTCATTTTCAATTGAGGAGTCGGTTTGGTTAAATAAAGGGCAAGAGGTGCAGGAGATTGTAGGGATGTCACTAGAGCCAGATATTACGATTGAAGAGAAGGATCACCATGTATATATTAAAGGTGGTTTACGTTTAGTTGGTGAATATCAATCTGCAGTAAGAGAAGCAGGGATCGATTTAGAAGATGGATCGATTGAGGAACAGTTTTCGTTTCGTTCTGTAGGGGATGTTTCGTTAAGTGAAGATGGCAAAGGTCAAATTAAGCATTTCTTTCCGATTGATGTAACCATTCCGATCAGTCGTATTCAAAATCTAGATGATGTTTATGTTCAAATTGAATCTTTTGATTATGACCTCCCAGAAAAAAGTTGCATTCAACTAACGGCTGATATCAGTATTAGTGGCATGAATCAACCACAAGAAACAACAAATAGAGTATCAGAAGAAGCTAATCAAGAACAAGAAACATCAGACACAGCGTTCTCCTTTGATGCAAAAAAAGTACCAGTAGAAAATCAAGAGCCAGAAGCTCCTGAAGAAAAAGCGTATGAGGTACCTTCTATGAATGCGTGGCAGCCTCCAGCTTTCAATCAGTTTTATGGCTTTCAACAGCCACTTCCTGAACAAGTAGAACCTGAGGAAGAACAGATACAGGAGCAAGAAGAGGTAGATACAGATGTGGTTGCTCAATATGAAGAAGAAACGGAAGAGCCAGTTTTCGAGGAAGTGGAACGTGCATCGAAAGAAGATCCTGTTTTCGAGGAAGTAGAACGTTCGGTGAATGAAGAAGTAGAAATCGAAGAAGTGGAAGAAGACGTGCTTGAAGAAACGGAAGAGCCTATCTATGAGGAGGATGCAGAGGAAGTTGAAGTTGAAATCGAAGTCGAAGCGAATGAGGTACGAACGGAACCAGAGGAAGAGAGATCAGTTGCTCCACTAATGAAAATGGCAGCCAGACCTTCTGAGGATGTAGCTCAACGAGAAGAAGTGGTAGAAGAACAGATCGAAGAAGAAGAGCAAGCAGACTACGTGCAAAGACCTCGAGAAGAGAACGCATTGTATTTAACGAAAATGCTCACAAAAGGAGAAGAGCGATTTTCTAAATGGAGAATGTGCATCATCCAGTCAGATGAAACGATCGATACGATAGCAAGGCGCTATAATGTCAGCACAAGCCAGTTAGCGAGAATGAATCAACTACAAGAAGAAAAAGTAGAAGAGGGTCAAATCCTATACATCCCTGCTAGTACAAAGTCGTAG